CATATTCATTACCCTCCGATCTTACGACTGCAGCTTGATCTCGACGTCCACGCCAGCGGCGAGGTCGAGCTTCATCAGCGCGTCCACGGTCTGGGGAGTCGGATCAACGATGTCGAGCATGCGCTTGTGGGTGCGGATCTCGAACTGGTCACGGGATTTCTTGTCGACGTGGGGGCCACGCAGAACGGTGAATTTCTCGATCTTGTTCGGAAGCGGGATCGGGCCACGAACCTGCGCGCCGGTGCGCTTTGCAGTGTTCACGATTTCCTGGGTGCTGGCGTCCAGCACGCGGTAATCGAAAGCCTTCAGCCGAATGCGAATGTTTTGACTTTGCATTTCGTCAGCCTTTTATAGGCGTTGGAGTTGAGAGGAGGGCCCACGACCACCGCACACCCTCATCGAACCCAAAAGGCGGGAATCACCCCGCCTTGATATTCTCATTGAGAACTCGCGCGTCTTAAGCCTGCAGCGGCGGTATTGCAAGGATAAATGAGGCCCGCGCGATTGCCCCACGCGTTGGGAACACCCCAAAAGCGTTTTCGGCGTTCGGGCAAGGTCACCCCCAGAAATCTGGCCGTCCCGTGTTAAAAACTGACGCAGGGCGGCCAGTGGCCCTAGTGGCGCCCTCCAAGTCCGGTTAATCTTGCGCAAAGCCTCACAACGGACAACCCAATAGTGCCGCCTCACAGCCCCGAAACCGAGCAAGTTCTGCTGATTGCGCGCAGTATCGCTGGTGAAACCGGTCATGCGCTCCTGGCGCGCCTGGTTGAGGCCCTGAGCGAGCATCTGGATGCAGCCTTCGTCGCAGTCACCTATGGCGAAGGGGTGCCACCCACCCACGCGCGGGCGCTCTACGCTCTGCAGGACCACAAGGTTGCTCGCGGGATACGCTACGAATTGCAAGGCACCCCCTGCGCCCGGGTATATGCCGGGGAGGTGGTGATCATCCCCTGCGGGATTGCCGACCTTTATCCCCGCGAAGCGAGGTTTGAAGGCTACATAGGGATTCCACTTCGCGACACCACTGGCGAGGTCACCGGTCATCTGGCTGTATTTTCCAACCAGGAGATCAAGGAATCCGAGATCGCCACTGCGATATCGACGATTTTTGCCCTGCGTGCCGAAGCCGAATTGCGCCGCCTCTCCGTGGAAAAGGAACGAAAGAAGCTAATCGCGGATCTCGCGCGGATGAACCGACGCCTGCAACAGGGCTATTCCGAAGTGCGGCGCGAAAACGCGGAAAAGATCGCGCTCATGGGGTTGATTGCCCACGATCTGCGCAGCCCGCTGGCCGCCGTGCTGTCCCAGGCCGAACTGGGACTGATCAGAGCCCGCACAGAAACACCGGACACAGTCCGGATTGAAACTGCGTTTCAGAAGGTCATCGACAATGCGGACCGGATCGCGCAGTTGATCGACGCGACGCTGGACCGGGCCAGGGTCGAAGGCGAAGCGCTGCGCCTGGACCGCAAGCCGGTCGATCTGACCGGGTTGCTGCACATTGCAGCCGAAGCCAACCGGGAAGAGGCTGCACGCAAATCGATTGCCCTGTCCGTCGACCCTCCGCAACGGACCATCGCAGAGGTTGATGAAACACTGGTCATCTCTGCCATCGACAATCTGATTAGCAACGCCGTGAAATATACCTATCCCGGAGGCGAGGTCCGGATTTCGGTCGCGCAGGAAGGTGAAAGCGTCACCGTTGCCGTCTCCGATACCGGTCAGGGCCTGACGCCAGACGACCTGACGCGCGCCTTCGGCCGTTTTCAAAGGCTTTCCGCGCAGCCAACGGATGGTGAAAAGTCCACTGGCCTGGGACTCGCGAATGTACGCGAAATTGCCTGTGCGCATGGCGGCAGCGCTCATGCCGAAAGCGAAGGCCCTGGAAAGGGAAGTCGTTTCGTTCTGACGCTGCCCTGCAATCCGGACATTCAGCCCGCGCCCTGAGCCTAAGGCGTTCTGTCGTCTCAACCAAGAATACACCGGCCCGCAAAACCGCCCGGACGCCCCGCGTTTGTGCTGCGTCTGGGCCGCGCCCGACCAGGTCTCCGGGCGCGTGCCTGATCCGATCAAATCTGCCCGAGGCCAAACGGTTCCATCGGCGAAGCGGCCCCTGCCCTGCTCAGCTTTGTGCACATAGAAAGAGGGCCTTCCGAAGGAGGCCCTTTCCATTAGCAATCAGGAGACCTGGTTGCTCGATGATCTTCGACACAGTCTTTCTGGTGCGTCTCGGGATCAGCGCGTTCAAACAAAAAGGGCGCCACTGGGGCGCCCTTTCCGTTTGATCATTCGCGAGTGCGAATTACTCGATGATCTTCGACACAACGCCAGCGCCGACGGTGCGGCCGCCTTCGCGGATGGCGAAACGCAGACCGTCTTCCATAGCGATCGGGGCGATCAGTTCAACTTCGAACTTCAGGTTGTCGCCCGGCATCACCATCTCGGTGCCTTCCGGCAGGGTCACGGTGCCGGTCACGTCGGTGGTCCGGAAGTAGAACTGCGGACGGTAGTTCGCAAAGAACGGGGTGTGACGGCCACCTTCTTCTTTGGTCAGAATATATGCTTCTGCCTCGAATTTGGTGTGCGGGGTCACGGAGCCCGGCTTACACAGAACCTGACCACGCTCAACGCCGTCACGGTCAACGCCACGCAGCAGCGCGCCGATGTTGTCGCCGGCTTCGCCGCGGTCCAGCAGCTTGCGGAACATCTCAACACCGGTGCAGGTGGTTTTCTTGGTGTCGTGGATGCCGACGATTTCGATTTCGTCGCCAACGTTAATCACGCCACGCTCAACACGGCCGGTCACAACGGTACCACGACCGGAGATCGAGAACACGTCTTCGATCGGCATCAGGAACGGCAGGTCAACGGCACGCTCGGGGGTCGGGATGTACTCATCCACAGCCGCCATCAGTTCCTTGATTTTGTTTTCGCCGATTTCCGGGTCACGGCCTTCCATCGCCGCCAGAGCGGAACCTGCGATGATCGGGATATCGTCGCCCGGGAAGTCGTAGGAAGACAGCAGTTCGCGGATTTCCATCTCGACGAGCTCGAGCAGCTCTTCGTCGTCGACCTGGTCAACCTTGTTCATGAACACGACCAGCGCCGGAACGCCAACCTGACGCGCCAGCAGGATGTGCTCGCGGGTCTGCGGCATCGGGCCGTCGGCTGCGTTCACAACCAGGATCGCGCCGTCCATCTGCGCCGCACCGGTGATCATGTTTTTCACATAGTCAGCGTGGCCGGGGCAGTCGACGTGTGCATAGTGGCGGTTCTCGGTCTCGTATTCCACATGGGCGGTCGAGATGGTGATGCCGCGGGCTTTTTCTTCCGGTGCGCCGTCGATCTGGTCGTAGGCTTTGAAGTCACCGAAGTATTTGGTGATCGCTGCGGTCAGCGTGGTTTTGCCGTGGTCAACGTGGCCAACGGTGCCGATGTTGACGTGCGGTTTATTACGCTCAAACTTTTCCTTAGCCATGGTGGCCTCCTTTTGATTGGAAGAAGGTCCGCGCGGGCCGCGAACCTTCCAATGTCATGACGCTTACGCGTATTTCGCCTGGATCTCGTCCGAGATGTTCTGCGGAACCGGATCGTAGTGACCGAACTGCATGGTGAACTGGGCGCGGCCCGAGCTCATCGAACGCAGGGTGTTGATGTAGCCGAACATGTTCGCCAGCGGCACGTTTGCGTCGATCGCAATCGCGTTGCCGCGGGGCTCCTGGCCGGACACCTGACCACGACGGGAGGTCAGGTCGCCGATGATACCGCCGGTGTATTCTTCCGGGGTGATCACTTCGACCTTCATGATCGGTTCCAGCAGCTTGGCGCCGGCTTTGCGCATGCCTTCACGCATGCACATACGTGCTGCGATTTCAAAGGCCAGAACGCTGGAGTCAACGTCGTGGAACTTACCGTCGATCAGGGCAACCTTGAAGTCGATCACGGGGAAGCCAGCCAGCGGACCGCTATCCATAACCGAGTTGATGCCTTTTTCAACACCGGGGATGTATTCCTTCGGAACAGCACCACCAACGATGCGGGATTCGAAGGAGTAGCCTTCGCCGGCTTCTGTCGGCGAGATGATCATCTTCACCTCGGCGAACTGACCCGAACCACCCGACTGTTTCTTGTGGGTGTAGGTGTGCTCGACCTCGTGACCGATGGTCTCACGGTAGGCAACCTGCGGGGCACCGATGTTGGCTTCAACCTTGAATTCGCGCTTCAGGCGGTCAACCAGGATGTCCAGGTGAAGTTCGCCCATGCCCTTCATGATGGTCTGACCGGATTCCAGGTCAGTTTCCACGCGGAAGGACGGGTCTTCGGCGGCCAGACGGGCCAGACCCTGGGACATTTTTTCCTGGTCAGCCTTGGTTTTCGGCTCAACCGCGATCTCGATCACCGGATCGGGGAAGGTCATGGTTTCCAGAACCACCGGATCGTTGACGGCGCAGAGCGTGTCACCTGTGGTGGTGTCTTTCAGACCAGCCAGCGCGATGATGTCGCCCGCGAACGCTTCCGTGATTTCCTCACGGTCGTTCGAGTGCATCATCATCATCCGGCCAACGCGCTCTTTCTTACCCTTGGTGGAGTTCAGAAGGGTATCACCCTTGTTCAGAACACCGGAGTAGATGCGGGTAAAGGTCAGCGAACCGACGAAGGGGTCGTTCATGATTTTGAACGCCAGGCCCGAGAACGCCATATCATCATCCGCGCGGCGGGCGATGTTACGGGTTTCGGTTTCGTCACCGGGTTTGAAGCCCATGTAATCGACAACGTCCAGCGGGCTGGGCAGGTAGTCGATCACGGCGTTGAGCAGCGGCTGAACGCCTTTGTTCTTGAACGCGGAACCGCCCAGAACCGGAACGAAGTCCAGCGCCAGAGTGCCCTTGCGCAGCAGAGCGCGCAGTGTTGCAACGTCGGGCTCTTCACCTTCCAGGTAGGCTTCCATGGCGTCGTCGTCTTGCTCGACGGCCGCTTCGACCATCTTGCCACGCCATTCGTCGGCCATGTCCTTCAGGCTGTCACGGATCTCGACCTGCACCCAGGAGGCGCCAAGGTCTTCACCCTGCCACAGCCATTCCTTCATGGTGACCAGATCGATCAGGCCTTCCAGCTCGTTCTCGGCGCCGATCGGAATACCAACCGGAACCGCGCGGGCGCCGGTGCGGTCTTCGATCATGTTGACGCAGTTGAAGAAGTCAGCGCCGATCTTGTCCATCTTGTTGACGAAGACGATGCGCGGAACCTTGTAGCGGTCAGCCTGACGCCAAACGGTTTCGGTCTGCGGTTCAACGCCAGCGTTGGCGTCCAGAACACAGACTGCACCGTCGAGAACCGCCAGCGAACGTTCAACTTCGATGGTGAAGTCAACGTGACCGGGGGTGTCGATGATGTTCAGGCGGTGCTTCGGCGTGTCAGCAGTTTCGCCATCTTCGGTGCGTTCCCAGAAAGTGGTGGTCGCAGCCGAGGTGATGGTGATGCCGCGTTCCTGCTCCTGCTCCATCCAGTCCATGGTGGCTGCACCATCGTGCACCTCACCGATGTTGTGGGATTTGCCGGTGTAGTACAGGATACGCTCCGAGCAGGTGGTCTTACCTGCATCGATGTGCGCCATGATACCGAAGTTACGGTAATGGTTGAGTGTATAGTCGCGTGCCATAGGTCTAAGCCCCTTGGGTTACCAGCGGTAATGCGAGAAGGCCTTGTTGGCCTCTGCCATCTTGTGGGTGTCTTCGCGCTTTTTCACCGCGGTACCACGGGACTGGACAGCGTCCAGCAGCTCGCCTGCAAGGCGCTCTTCCATGGTGTTTTCGTTGCGGCTACGGGCGGCTTTGATCAACCAGCGGATTGCGAGTGCTTCGCGGCGCTCCGGGCGAACTTCGACCGGCACCTGGTAGGTTGCACCACCCACGCGGCGCGAACGAACTTCGACGGCGGGTTTCACATTGTCCAGAGCTTCGTGGAAGACTTCCACGGGAGCGCGTTTGATCTTGGCTTCAACGCGATCGAACGCGTTGTAGACGATTTTTTCTGCGACCGATTTCTTACCATCGATCATCAGGTTGTTCATGAATTTGGTCAGAACGCGGTCGCCATATTTGGCGTCGGGCAGAACTTCGCGTTTTTCAGCAGCGTGACGGCGTGACATCTGTGCTTATCCTTCTTCTTACTTAGGACGCTTCGCGCCGTACTTGGAGCGACGCTGCTTACGGTCTTTGACGCCCTGGGTATCCAGAACACCGCGAAGGATGTGGTAACGGACACCCGGAAGGTCTTTTACACGACCGCCGCGGATCAGAACCACAGAGTGTTCCTGAAGGTTGTGGCTTTCACCCGGGATGTAGGAGATGACCTCGAAACCGTTGGTCAGGCGGACCTTCGCAACTTTCCGCATAGCGGAGTTCGGTTTCTTCGGCGTGGTGGTGTAAACGCGCGTGCAAACGCCACGCTTCTGGGGGCACTGCTCCAGATGCATGGATTTGGAGCGTTTAACTTTCGGCTGCCGCGGCTTGCGGATCAGCTGTTGGATCGTTGGCATTCCGGTCTATTCCCCGTTTCGCAACTTTCATGTCATGCACGCGCAAGGGCGTGCGGCTCATATTTCCGGCACTTACGCGTCCGCAAGCGCAAAAACCGCAATCGTTCCCATTCCGAGGTGAACGACGCGGTGGGTCTACAGAGGATCCGGACGATAAAACTGTCCGAACCTTGATCCACTACAATAGTGATATCGGCTTTAGGGGCGGCCCCCGGATGCCGGATAGGCGCGCGTATATGGGGAGTCGCGGAGCTTGTCAACTGTCAGGCGCCCAGTGACGCCCAGGGTCGGCGGATGGCTGCACGGGAACACGCCGCTGGCAATACTTCCCCTGCCACACCCGCTGTCTTGTCGCATCGGTACGGGCGATGCATAGTTCAACAGGCCGCAATCAGATTGGGCCAGACGCATACTCAGGACGCCCCATTCATGCAAGTCATCGGTCTTTGTCGTTTTTCTTATCCCGCGATTGGCGGCTTTCAGGTTGAACATGCCAGCCTGGAGGAGCGCATTGCCTACCTTTATGCCGAAGACCGTCTAGAGGAGCGGTTCCAACTGATGGAGACCGTCGCCCTGCCCTGTCTGCGCGAACAGACAGATCAGGATTTCGAGCTGATCATCGTCATTGGCGACAGCCTGCCGAAACAGCACCGGGAGCGGCTTCAGGACATAACTGCCGACATACCGCAGGTCCGCATTCACAGCGAACCGCCGCGCAAACAGCGCCAGGTGATGAAAGAGATCCTCAACAAAGCCCGCCGGGATCCAGACGCGCCGTGTCTGCAGTTCCGGCATGACGACGACGACGCAGTGTCGGTGGATTTCGTCGAACGTCTCCGGCAGACGGTTGAGGATTGTTCTGGCCTGGTCGAAAAGAGCAAAACGGTCGCCGTTGATTTCAACCGTGGTTATGTGGCCGAGGTTGGGGCGTCCGGGATCGCCGCGACCGAGATACACCGGCCCTACTATGTCGCTTCGCTTGGCATGTATGTGCGCGGCGGCTGTAACCTGACGATCATGAACTTCGCGCATGAGAAAATCCTGCGCTTCATGCCGACGGTCACCATCAGCGATCAGCCGATGTTCGTTCGCACCCACAATGGCTATAACGACTCGCGCCAGAAACGGGTCAAACCGGTGCCCGTCACCCCGCTGACCCCGGATCAGGTGGGTGAGTTTGAAGCGCGATTTGCCATCCGGCAGGATGATCTCAAACGGGTCTTCGCGGCTGACTAGCCCCACGCCTTTATTTTTACCAGGGATCGCATGTTATGCAGGTTATCGGATTGTGCCGCTTCTCTTATGTAGGGCACGGCGGCTACAAGCAGGAGCACGCCAGCCTAGAGGAACGCCGTGCCTATCTTTATGCGCCCGAACGGCTTGAGGAGCGGTTCCGCCTGTTCGAAACTGTCTGCCTGCCCTCGGTCATCGGTCAGACCGACGCGGATTTCCAGTTGCTGGTCGTGGTCGGTGAGTGCTTTCCCCTCCCCTATCTCGACCGGCTGCTGACCCTCACCGAACCTTTGCCGAATGTGGTCATTTCCGTGCAGCCGCCGGGCCGTCACCGGCGGGTGATGATCCAGATGCTAAACGACGCGCGCGAAAACCCGGATGCGCCCTGCCTGCAGTTTCGTCTAGACGATGACGATGCGATGGCGGTGTCATTCGTGGAACGGCTGAAACAGGCGGCGCAGGACCTAGAACCGGTCTGGCCGCGCTATCCGATGACCACCATCGATTTCAACCGCGGCTATGTCTATCGCGCCAGTGCCGATGGGCTGGCGATCAAACCGGACCGCTACCCCTACACTGCGCTTTCTATGGGAGTCGTAGTGGCGGGCGGGTCCAACCAGACGATCATGCATCACGGCCATCATACCCTTTGGCGGGTCACACCAACGCTGACCATTCCGGATGGCGACATGTACCTGCGCGGTTACAACAGCTTCAACGATTCCCGCTCCAAGGGGCGCGGCAAGGAGATCAACGTCACCCCTGTCACACCAGAGGAAGCGCACCATCTGAAACAAACCTTCAACGTCGATAGCGCCGCAGTCGCGCGGGCGTTCTCATCCCCCGGTCTGCTGCCGCTCCCGGTAGAAGGTGAATAGGCCGGCCGCCACAACGACAGCCGCGCCGGTCAGAGTAAGCACACCCGGCCAATCACCAAACACTGCCCAGCCGAGGAACAGCGCCCACAACAACCCGCTGTACCGGAAGGGCGAGACCACGGCGACGTCTCCGACTCGCATGGTCATGACCGAAAACAAGTAGCCGGCAAAGATGAAGCAGGCCGCCCCCATAAGCAGACCCAGATGCCAGCCTTGCATCGGCTGCCAGTCCTGCTGGGTGCTGTAGATCAGGCCAAAAGTCAGCACTGTCAAAGAGGCCATTAGGGTCACAGTCATCGACGGCACCGCCGCCGACATCCGCCGGGTGAACAGATCCCGGGCCGTGACGCAGCCAACCGCACCCAGTGCATACAAAGAGGCGCCATCGAACCCCTCTGGCCCCGGCTGCACGATCAGCAGCATACCGCAGAACCCCGCAAGGATCGCCGCCATGCGCCGCCAGCCGATGCTTTCGCCAAAGAACAGCGCCGCCCCCAGCGTCACGGTCAGTGGCAGCATTTGCAGTACGGCAGTCACATTGGCGAGCGGCATCAGCATCAGCGCGCTGAGGAAGAGGTAAGTCGCCCCCGCTTCGGACAGACAGCGGCCCAGAACCAGCATCCAGTCGCCCCGTGGCAGGTTCATCCGCAAGCTGCCCAGATAGCGCGCCAGCAGGAAAATCAGCAGTGATGCAACCCCGCCGCGGACCACAAGAATCTGCGACAGCGGCAGATCCGCCCCCACAGATTTCACCAGCGTATCATTGAAGGTAAAGGCCGCCATGCTGCCCATCATCAACAGGGCACCGTTCTGATTGGGTTTCATGCGCTATACCGCCTTCAGCTGCGACAGCGTCAGACCGAAATGGCGCTGCAGCGCGCCGTCGATCTCTTCCTCGGCCATCTGATGAGTGATCCCTTTTTGGGTGGGATCGGATTTATTGTCACCATGGATAGTGCGCAGGAAGGATGGCACCGAAATATCCGAATAAAGGCTGTAGTGCCGCGCCAGTTTGCGGTGGTTGAACTTGTAGGGATTCGCGGCGCTTCCAACTGGGGTCACCAGCGCGGTGCCTGCCGACAGGGGCGCCTGTTCGACCGCGTCGAAGACCTCCGGCCCATCCAGCGTCGCCCGCATGTAAAAGCCCCGGTTATAGGCAATGACAAAAGCGCCACCTTCGGGTTGCAGCGGCAGGATCCCAGCCGCCAGACGTTTTGTGCGTGCCACAAAATCAATATCAACCGCGTCATCATCATCCAGACGGAACAGGATGCGGTGACTGCCCTCCCCTGCCGGAATGGAATCGTACCCCAGGCGTAACAGCCGGTAATGATTTCGGGTTCCGACCGGACGGCAATGCAGATTGCGATGCGGCGCAAGCAGCGCCTTCAGCCTTTGCATATAGCGATCAGGCATCGACGCCGCAGTCAACACCACCACATCAAATTCCGGATCGCTTTGCCGAAGCAGCGAAGGCAGGCACAGCTCTTCGAAAACGCGAAAGCGGAGCTCCATCCGGTCCTCGGAAAACAGATGTGCCGCCGTTTCCTCCAGCGTGCTGAAGCGTTCGGAATAATAGGTAGGCGTCAGAACCGAGAACCGGACCAGTCCAACCATCTTCAACTGCTCTGACATTTCCCCTCCACCGGTTGCGCGCACAGAAAACACCGGGGCGCAGCACTTGGGAAGAGGCATTCGCCGGTTGGGGGACGTCAGACAAAAGAAAACCCCCGCGCCATCGGCGCGGGGGCATTCATTTTCAAAAAGTCAGTCGACGGATCAGTCGCGGCTTTCCGGTGTTTCCACCAGATTGTCGAAGTCGCCACCGGACACGTCGTCCTCCATCACCGGAGCGGCCAGGGCAGCTGCGGCCTCGGCTTCTTCGCGGCGCGCTTCCAAAACCACATTGTCGCGGGACTGAGCGATATGGCGCATCTGCTGGGTTGCACCACCGGTACCGGCCGGGATCAGGCGACCAACGATGACGTTTTCCTTCAGGCCAACCAGCTTGTCCTTCTTGCCCTGAACCGAAGCCTCGGTCAGCACGCGGGTGGTCTCCTGGAAGGAGGCCGCCGAGATGAACGAACGGGTCTGCAGCGACGCCTTGGTGATACCAAGCAGGATCGGTGCGCCCTGTGCCGGACGTTTGCCGCGCGACAGTGCCTTCTCGTTGGCAGCGTCGAATTCCTGCTTGTCCACGTGTTCGCCTTTCAGCAGCGTGGTTTCGCCAGAGTCGGAGATCTCCCACTTCTGCAGCATCTGGCGAACGATCACCTCGATGTGCTTGTCGTTGATCTTCACGCCCTGCAGACGATAAACGTCCTGAACTTCGTCGATCATGTAGTTCGCCAGAGCCTCGACACCCATAATTGCAAGGATGTCATGCGGCGCCGGGTTGCCGTCCATGATGTAGTCGCCCTTCTGCACGAAGTCACCTTCCTGCACCGGGATGTGCTTGCCCTTGGGCACCATGTATTCGACGGTTTCCAGGCTCTCATCCGCGGGTTCGATCGAGATACGGCGCTTGTTCTTGTAGTCGCGGCCAAAGCGCACGTAACCATCGATTTCGGCAATGATTGCGTGGTCTTTCGGACGACGGGCTTCGAACAGTTCGGCCACACGCGGCAGACCACCGGTAATGTCCTTGGTCTTGGCGCCTTCACGCGGGATACGCGCAACAACGTCACCGGCCTCGATCTGCTGACCGTCTTCACAGGACAGGATCGCATCAACGGACATCGGGTAGGTAACCGGGTTGCCCAGATCGTTGCGGACCGGCTCGCCGTCAGCATCCACAAG
This genomic stretch from Phaeobacter gallaeciensis harbors:
- the rpsG gene encoding 30S ribosomal protein S7; protein product: MSRRHAAEKREVLPDAKYGDRVLTKFMNNLMIDGKKSVAEKIVYNAFDRVEAKIKRAPVEVFHEALDNVKPAVEVRSRRVGGATYQVPVEVRPERREALAIRWLIKAARSRNENTMEERLAGELLDAVQSRGTAVKKREDTHKMAEANKAFSHYRW
- a CDS encoding sensor histidine kinase — translated: MPPHSPETEQVLLIARSIAGETGHALLARLVEALSEHLDAAFVAVTYGEGVPPTHARALYALQDHKVARGIRYELQGTPCARVYAGEVVIIPCGIADLYPREARFEGYIGIPLRDTTGEVTGHLAVFSNQEIKESEIATAISTIFALRAEAELRRLSVEKERKKLIADLARMNRRLQQGYSEVRRENAEKIALMGLIAHDLRSPLAAVLSQAELGLIRARTETPDTVRIETAFQKVIDNADRIAQLIDATLDRARVEGEALRLDRKPVDLTGLLHIAAEANREEAARKSIALSVDPPQRTIAEVDETLVISAIDNLISNAVKYTYPGGEVRISVAQEGESVTVAVSDTGQGLTPDDLTRAFGRFQRLSAQPTDGEKSTGLGLANVREIACAHGGSAHAESEGPGKGSRFVLTLPCNPDIQPAP
- a CDS encoding glycosyltransferase, translating into MSEQLKMVGLVRFSVLTPTYYSERFSTLEETAAHLFSEDRMELRFRVFEELCLPSLLRQSDPEFDVVVLTAASMPDRYMQRLKALLAPHRNLHCRPVGTRNHYRLLRLGYDSIPAGEGSHRILFRLDDDDAVDIDFVARTKRLAAGILPLQPEGGAFVIAYNRGFYMRATLDGPEVFDAVEQAPLSAGTALVTPVGSAANPYKFNHRKLARHYSLYSDISVPSFLRTIHGDNKSDPTQKGITHQMAEEEIDGALQRHFGLTLSQLKAV
- a CDS encoding DMT family transporter encodes the protein MKPNQNGALLMMGSMAAFTFNDTLVKSVGADLPLSQILVVRGGVASLLIFLLARYLGSLRMNLPRGDWMLVLGRCLSEAGATYLFLSALMLMPLANVTAVLQMLPLTVTLGAALFFGESIGWRRMAAILAGFCGMLLIVQPGPEGFDGASLYALGAVGCVTARDLFTRRMSAAVPSMTVTLMASLTVLTFGLIYSTQQDWQPMQGWHLGLLMGAACFIFAGYLFSVMTMRVGDVAVVSPFRYSGLLWALFLGWAVFGDWPGVLTLTGAAVVVAAGLFTFYRERQQTGG
- the rpsJ gene encoding 30S ribosomal protein S10, whose product is MQSQNIRIRLKAFDYRVLDASTQEIVNTAKRTGAQVRGPIPLPNKIEKFTVLRGPHVDKKSRDQFEIRTHKRMLDIVDPTPQTVDALMKLDLAAGVDVEIKLQS
- a CDS encoding putative rhamnosyl transferase — translated: MQVIGLCRFSYPAIGGFQVEHASLEERIAYLYAEDRLEERFQLMETVALPCLREQTDQDFELIIVIGDSLPKQHRERLQDITADIPQVRIHSEPPRKQRQVMKEILNKARRDPDAPCLQFRHDDDDAVSVDFVERLRQTVEDCSGLVEKSKTVAVDFNRGYVAEVGASGIAATEIHRPYYVASLGMYVRGGCNLTIMNFAHEKILRFMPTVTISDQPMFVRTHNGYNDSRQKRVKPVPVTPLTPDQVGEFEARFAIRQDDLKRVFAAD
- a CDS encoding putative rhamnosyl transferase; the protein is MQVIGLCRFSYVGHGGYKQEHASLEERRAYLYAPERLEERFRLFETVCLPSVIGQTDADFQLLVVVGECFPLPYLDRLLTLTEPLPNVVISVQPPGRHRRVMIQMLNDARENPDAPCLQFRLDDDDAMAVSFVERLKQAAQDLEPVWPRYPMTTIDFNRGYVYRASADGLAIKPDRYPYTALSMGVVVAGGSNQTIMHHGHHTLWRVTPTLTIPDGDMYLRGYNSFNDSRSKGRGKEINVTPVTPEEAHHLKQTFNVDSAAVARAFSSPGLLPLPVEGE
- the tuf gene encoding elongation factor Tu; translation: MAKEKFERNKPHVNIGTVGHVDHGKTTLTAAITKYFGDFKAYDQIDGAPEEKARGITISTAHVEYETENRHYAHVDCPGHADYVKNMITGAAQMDGAILVVNAADGPMPQTREHILLARQVGVPALVVFMNKVDQVDDEELLELVEMEIRELLSSYDFPGDDIPIIAGSALAAMEGRDPEIGENKIKELMAAVDEYIPTPERAVDLPFLMPIEDVFSISGRGTVVTGRVERGVINVGDEIEIVGIHDTKKTTCTGVEMFRKLLDRGEAGDNIGALLRGVDRDGVERGQVLCKPGSVTPHTKFEAEAYILTKEEGGRHTPFFANYRPQFYFRTTDVTGTVTLPEGTEMVMPGDNLKFEVELIAPIAMEDGLRFAIREGGRTVGAGVVSKIIE
- the fusA gene encoding elongation factor G; this translates as MARDYTLNHYRNFGIMAHIDAGKTTCSERILYYTGKSHNIGEVHDGAATMDWMEQEQERGITITSAATTTFWERTEDGETADTPKHRLNIIDTPGHVDFTIEVERSLAVLDGAVCVLDANAGVEPQTETVWRQADRYKVPRIVFVNKMDKIGADFFNCVNMIEDRTGARAVPVGIPIGAENELEGLIDLVTMKEWLWQGEDLGASWVQVEIRDSLKDMADEWRGKMVEAAVEQDDDAMEAYLEGEEPDVATLRALLRKGTLALDFVPVLGGSAFKNKGVQPLLNAVIDYLPSPLDVVDYMGFKPGDETETRNIARRADDDMAFSGLAFKIMNDPFVGSLTFTRIYSGVLNKGDTLLNSTKGKKERVGRMMMMHSNDREEITEAFAGDIIALAGLKDTTTGDTLCAVNDPVVLETMTFPDPVIEIAVEPKTKADQEKMSQGLARLAAEDPSFRVETDLESGQTIMKGMGELHLDILVDRLKREFKVEANIGAPQVAYRETIGHEVEHTYTHKKQSGGSGQFAEVKMIISPTEAGEGYSFESRIVGGAVPKEYIPGVEKGINSVMDSGPLAGFPVIDFKVALIDGKFHDVDSSVLAFEIAARMCMREGMRKAGAKLLEPIMKVEVITPEEYTGGIIGDLTSRRGQVSGQEPRGNAIAIDANVPLANMFGYINTLRSMSSGRAQFTMQFGHYDPVPQNISDEIQAKYA
- the rpsL gene encoding 30S ribosomal protein S12: MPTIQQLIRKPRQPKVKRSKSMHLEQCPQKRGVCTRVYTTTPKKPNSAMRKVAKVRLTNGFEVISYIPGESHNLQEHSVVLIRGGRVKDLPGVRYHILRGVLDTQGVKDRKQRRSKYGAKRPK